The sequence CTGGCTTTCCAGCGTGAAGGCTACACAAAGTCAGCTATAAACCTGAAAGAGCTATTTGAAACGCTGGCCTGGCCGGGTTTTCAGAAGGTAGCGGCCAAATACTGGCAAACCGGTCTGGGAGAAATGTATCGTTCGTTCTCGAAATCAGCTTTTACAAAAGCCTTGCAGGAGTTGATACCCGAAGTTCAGGAAACCGATCTCGAAGAGGGTGGTGCGGGTGTTCGCGCACAGGCGTGTGATCGAACGGGCGGTCTACTCGACGATTTTGCTATTCTGGAAAGCGATAAGGCGATCAATGTGGTCAATGCACCTTCGCCAGCTGCCACGTCGTCACTGTCGATCGGCAAAACCGTATCGGAGAAAGTATTAGCCCGTTTTTAAGTGATCTTGGCGAACAATCGGATATAAATAAGGTTTCTCTGAGGAAAGAATTTCGACTTAAACGAACTGAATCATGAGTCCTATAAACCAGAATGAAGCGCTGGATACCCCTCTGATCTAAAAGAGAAAGGTAGAGAGAAAGTGGCCGAATCGCTGAATCGTCTTGTTGCTGATGCCTTTGCGCTGTATATAAAAACCAAGAATTTTCATTGGCATATGTCCGGGCGTCATTTCCGCGATTACCATCTGTTGCTGGACGAACAGGCCGACCAGATTTTTGCGACGATTGATCCGCTGGCCGAACGCGTTCGGAAAATTGGCGGCAACACCATTCGATCCGTAGCCCACATTGCACAGCTACAACGTGTAAAAGACAACGATGAAGATTTCGTAGCTCCGAAAGATATGCTCACGGATCTGATTGTCGAGAACAAAAAGATGGCTAAAAACATGCGTGATGCCCATACAATTGCCGATGATGCGGAAGATGTAGCGACAGCAAGCCTGCTTGAAGTTTACATCGACGAAACCGAACGTCGTACCTGGTTCCTGTTCGAAACAACGCGGGATCTGAACTAAACTCCAAACCTTATTGGTCTTTTAGACCCTACTCGGTTTTTTACAGCGGTCGTCTTTTCCAGCAGCAAATTGGGAAAGACGACCGCTCTTTTATAAGTTGCCTTCATGAAAGTTCGCCCGTCTGCTCTTATCTGGCGTCAGAACGCCAATCAAACCGAAGTGCTATTGATGCGCTACAATTATGGCGGTCAGGATGTGTATGCATTGCCAGGAGGAAATCCTGACCGGGGTGAGATCCTGCCCAGGACCGTTATTCGCGAACTTCGGGAGGAGTTAGGCGTTTCGGTTGATGTCGGCGAGATGATTCTGGCTGGCGAAATGCTATTGTCAGAACGAAATGACGATGTTTTGCATGTTGTTTTCGCGGCCCGAAACCTCCAAGGAGAGCCAGTGCTAAATCCGGCTGAAACAACCGCGCTCGAATTAGTCTGGAAACCGATAGCGGAGTTGGAGCAATTGAATCTATACCCCAATATTGGCAAAAAGATTCGACCGTGGTTTAGTTCGGCAACCTATCTGGGCTACGTCGGGCGAATTGAACAGCAGTATTTTGGCTAGCGAAACCCGCTTATTTGTAGTCGTTTGAAAGAACATCATACATCCATCCCATGCTTGTACAAATTCTGAAAACCTTATTTAACAGAGACCTGAATCGGTTAAAGCAGGAAATTAGCGCCTATCAGAACGAGGAAGTAATCTGGCATATCGAACGGGGAATTGCTAATTCGGCCGGTAATCTTTGTCTGCATCTGGTCGGCAATTTAAATACCTATATCGGAGCCGAACTGGGAAAAACGGGTTATATCCGCCACCGTGAACTGGAGTTCTCGCTTAAAGACATTCCTAAAGCAGCGCTTATAAAAAAAGTTGAGGAAACCATTACAGTCGTTAATGACGCACTGGATGCACTCTTAGACGAGAAGCTTGACGAAGAATACCCGATGCTGGTTTTTGAAACGAAAACAACAACCGGCTATTTTTTGGTACATCTGGCAACGCACCTGACCTATCACCTTGGTCAGATTAATTACCATCGGCGATTGATGGATGTATAAGCAACTGGAAAAGAATTCGTGAGCTTATGCATAGCTGGTAAACTTCTGCAATTTTTTTTCTAAGAAGTCCGCGTAAAAATCAGGGATAGGACTTGAATAGATTCCCTCGATAGTCTGCTGAATAGGATAGCTAACGTTGATAAGATCAAACGTGAGGGAATCCGGCCCAAAAGCCAACTGTTCACCCGAAACGGTCATGATCAGATAGGTTGCAAACGGATTTGCCTCTTTTGAACGACCCACCGACCCACAATTTATGGCCACCTTCGCTGGGCGCTTATCGGACGAAACCGGCAGAAAGCGTATGTATGATTGATGCGTATGGCCCATTAGCAGTACATCCGCCTTTTTCTCATCCATCATCGCTTCCAGATCGGCCAGGTCATGTGTTTCATAGATGTATTCATCAATTGATCGCGTACTGGCGTGTACCAGAAGGACATTGACAGCCAGGTCTGCAAACGAAAAGGACAATTGAAACTGCCGGGGAAGGCTAGTCAGAAAATCTTTATTCTCCTGGCTAATGGCCCAACGGGTATAATCAATAGCTTTTACTCGGGCTTCCGTTTCGGTCAAATTATGCTTTGCCAGTGAAACTACAGGGTGATCGAAGGCAATTCGTTCATCGTGATTACCCATCAGAGTTGGGATGCGATACTGCCGGATCAATTCTATTACTTCGTTCGGCCAGGGGGCAAAATCAACCAGGTCACCGAGGCAAAATACCTGATCTACATTCCGATCATCGATGTCTTTCAATACTGCTTTTAAAGCGGGTAGATTAGCGTGAACATCACTTAGGATAGCTATTCTCAACATAAACGGCTTACTGGAATGGGAAATCAGCTCTGCGGTTACCAGAGCGAATCATTGGCTATGATACTTGATAAATCCATTCCTGATTGAATAGGTGCCCTTACCGTGTGATTATTTGACAGCTATTCGTCTGATTGAGTAGGCATTTGATTGTATACTGCTCAAATACATTAGATTACTGGCGTTTACCTGGGTTAAGCAGGCTGCCGGCAACCATGCCAATCGTACTGGCCAGCAGACCCCAGAGCATTGGCGAGTAATCAGTTTCTATCCATAAACAAAGTAACCAAACACTAAAACCAACCACCATTGAAGCCAAACAGCCAGTCAGGTTCGCGCGTTTCCAGTAGATTCCGGCTGCGAGCGGAACAAATAAGGATACCAGGCTAAATGCTGATGATTCGCCAACGAGATCAAAGATATTTGTGTCGCGTGTAGTACTCATCAGCACGCAGATAACCGTGATAATGACTACCGTCCATCGAATGATTTTAAGGAGCGCCTGATCGCTCAGATTAGGCCAGAAAAATTTAGCAACGTTTTCGCCAAATACGGTTGAAGGAGCCAGGATGGCCCCACTGGAAACACTCAGAATGGCGGATGTAACCGCCCCAAAAAACAGCACCTGCAAAGGTAAGCCTCCATGCCTCATGACCATGTTTGGAATAATAAGCTGGTTATCTTTAGGCAAATCGGGATGAAGAAGTTTAGCACTTAGTGCAATGAACAAGGGCAACATCGCTATTGTCAGATACATAGCCGATGCCAGATAAGAGGCTTTAACCGATGTATTCTCAGTTTTCGCGGCCATAACACGCTGGAAAACGTCTTGTTGAGGGATCGATCCTAACCCAATCGTTATCCAGGCCGCGATGTAAGCCAGCCAGTCTTTGCCGGTCGATTGGGGTAAAAAACGGAAAAAGCCAGCAGGTGTTCGTTTTTGGATTGTTTCCCATCCACCAATATCGTTCCAGAGCATAAAACCAAGCACGGCCAAGGCCAGAATAATGATGAGATTGTGGAAAAAGTCAGTGACGGAGATAGACCACATACCGCCCAGAAGCGTGTAAATCATGACGATGGTGGCGCTGGCAATGATGCAATACTCGCGGGGAACATCTGTTACAACACTTAGAACGATACCGATTGCCACAAGTTGAGCAGAAATCCAACTGAAATAGGATGGAATAACCATAACGGCCGATAGCAACTCCGCCGATCGCCCAAATCGGATTCGGAAGTAATCGCAGAAGGTGGTGATATTGAGCCGATAGAGTGGTCTGGCAAAAAAAGCGCCGACTAAAAACAGGCATAAGGCAGAGCCGAATGGTTCCTCAATGACAGCCAGAAAACCGCCCTCCACAAACATGGCTGGTGCACCCATGATGGTTTCAGAACCAAACCAGGTTGCAAAAGTTACCGAAGCCGCCAGCAACAAAGGCAACCGTCGGCCAGCCAGCACAAAATCCTGCGACGTTGTTACCCGCCGGGCGGCCCATGCTCCAACAGCTACATTGGAAAGTAGGTAAAGTGAAATGAGGAAGAGTAACATCAGTAACGATTAAAACATCAAGGCACAAAGTACACAAAGATTCTTTGTGTACTTTGTGCCTTGATGACTCCTGGCCACAGATTATGGTCTACTATTTATTTTAGGGCAATTTCTCGTGCAGGTACGCCAAAATGAGTTGTAGGGTTTGCTTCATGGTACCCATGTCCTGCTTAAGTTCAGTGACATCCTGCTTGAGTATAATTATTTCATTCTCTACTCTTTCAAGCCTTGCTTCAACGTTTTCAAGGCGAGTCTCTAGCTTGTCAAGCCGGGCGTTAACCTGTTTAAATCCTACAGTTTGATCATGACGAATAGTCCGAACGTCAACTGTAAGGTCGGCGATGGCACCGGCCGTTGTTTCATTCTGTCGTTCCACTTGCTCAATACGTTCTTCAAGATACATAGTCCAGTATTTATTTTCGGTGGGTACTATTTTCCTGAGCAAGCTTACTTATTTACCTTACAACCGCAATGTTGCTGGTAAATACTTGGCGATTAAGTCCTCATAATAAGGCTTCAATTCACTCACTACCGGTGGCTTGGGACTTTTTGAATATAAGTCATACGGGTTGAACTTCCGCACCCATTTGAACATCTCATGATCATGCTCATCCATCAGGTGATTGTAGGCTTCTTCGCGGTGTTGCGAATAGAACGAGTGATAACGCATCATATACAGAGCGGGCTCGGGCATATAATCCTTCATGATCTGGTACAGGTACTCATCATGCCCCCACGACATATGCACGTTGCGCAAACCACAATTGGGTTCATAAACACCATATTTCGTGTTGTACCGCTCGTCGCGGCTGTCTGGATTATTGACGAAGAACTCTGGGTAAACGATCTTATCTGAATGCTGGCACCCAACCGGAAACGTGTCACCAACAACGGCCCACTGTGATTCACCAAACAGACATAATACTTTGCCCATATCGTGCAGGAAACCCGTCAGTACAAACCAATCGGGGTGACCATCCGCGCGGATAGCCTCTGCGGTTTGCAGTAGGTGCTGAAGCTGGTCAAGGTCAGTGTCAGGATCAGAATCGTCGACAAGTGTGTTCAGAAACTCCATCGCTCCCCAAACTGGTAATTCCTTCTTATCAAATTTCAGGAACTCCCGTTCTTTCTCCAGTACGAAATCGTACGTTTGATAGGTATGGTTAAGCCGGTAAAACTCCCGAACCGTGTCGCGCTCGGGTGAGTCATAGTTCCGGTAGTCTTCTTTTGATTTATGCTCCGGTTCGGGGTAGCGACTCAGTAGATCGTCTTCCCACTGATCGAGGCTAGTAAGGGGGGCGGTTTCGCTAATCATGGCCAAATGAAAATTTTGACGGTAAATTTACAAATTTATTCCTGTTAACCAGTAAGATAGGTGCGGTGTTAGCGCACAAGTTATTATTGGGTCAGATCGTCTAAAGCCAGCATGTCAGCAACTTCCCTGGGGCTAGCGCTGGCCAACAGTTGAAGCAAAGCTGTCGCATTCGATTTATTATTGGCTCTATTCGAAAAATAAACGACCAAAAACTGTTTTTCGGGTATTGCAACCACAAAGTTGTTAAATCCACAGGTGCTGCCAGAATGAAACAGAATCGGATTGGCTGGCTGACGATAGAACCAGCCTGCACCATAATAACTACCCGTTGTTGACCGAATGGCCTGGCCGGTCCGAGCCAATACGGCAGGCAGATCAAGCAACGTATTATTCCTTAATGCATCGGCCCATTTTTGATAATCGTTTAGAGACGTATAGATGCCACCGTCGCCTTTAGTCGCACTGGTTACACTTTGGTCGGAGAATACAAATGTGCCAGTCTTGTTGCGTGCGTAACCCATTGCCCGGTCAGGAATCGGTTTCCCGGCCTCATACACAACGGATTGCTCCATCTTTAAAGGCTGGAAAATATGCTGCTCAATAAATGATGCATACGGCTGTCCTGATACGCGCTCAATGATCAGGGCCAGCAGGCAGTAGGCCGAATTGCTATATCGAAACTGACTGCCCGGTTCAAAATATAATGAATCACGATCTTTCAGTAGTGTAAGTACATCGGCATCCAGGAGTTGTTTCTTCTGGTTTGGATTCATCACCGTTTCATAATCCAGTATCCCCGACGAATGAGTGAGCAGATTCCGAATTCGAACCTTTCGGCTGACATTACCATTGAATTCGGAAAAAAATCGGGCTAATGGATCGTCCAGCGACAGCTTTTTGTCTTTCTCCAGCAACAGAATGCCCATAGCTGTAAACTGCTTCGAGACCGAGGCCATCCGAAAGTTCGTTGTCGGTGTTATAGCCGATTTCGTTTCGACATTGGCCAGACCATAACCGTTTCGATATACCTCTTTCCCTCCAATAACAACCAACAAAGCCGTACCCGGTTGAGCAGCCTGTGTAGTCGCTTGCATAAGGGAATCAAGCCGTTCGTGCAGTTGTGCGTAAACCGAAGTTGATGCCAGCAGCAAGGTTGTCATCAGAAGTTTTACCATTCGTTTTGGTTTACCAGAAAACGGCGTATAGTACAGCCAAAATACTGAAAATTCCGATAGAACCTACAACAAACGAGGGCGATACCCGGAACATCTTTCGATCGACAATCAATCCTTTAACCTGGATAGAATCTGTGAGTGATACGACAACCATCAGGGCTACGTCGATGCAAAATACCCAGGTTGTGCGGTGCAGAAAAGGAATTGGGTCGGCTGGTGCTCCGAACATCTCCGTCACTTCCGGCCAGAATTTAAGCAGTGTCGATAAGGGGATCGTGAGAATTGCTACGGTTAGCGCAGCTCGGTTTGTGGCCCGTTTCCAGAAGAAACCCAACAGGAAAATGGCAAATACACCCGGTGTAATGAAGTTTGTATATTCCTGGATGTACTGATACACCTGATCGAGCGACCGTAGCATAGGGGCCAGGGCAATGGCTATGATGAAGGCCACAATAACGGCCCATCGGCCAACATTTACGAGCTTCTGCTCGGAGGCATTTTTATCAAAAAATTTCTTGTAAATATCCAGCGTAAAAATGGTCGATATGGAGTTGCATTTGCCCGCCAGAGAGGCCACAACAGCAGCTGTCAGGGCAGCAAAGGCCAGCCCTTTCATACCTACCGGAAGTAAGTTCATCAAGACAGGGTAAGCATGGTCGGGTTTTACCACGCCCGATGCATCGGTCATAGCCGCCCGGAATGGGCCACTCTGGTAGAGCACATAGGCTGCGATACCAGGAATAACAACGATCAGCGGGATCATCAGTTTCAGAAACGCAGCGAACAAGATGCCACTCCGGGCGGTCTTCAGATCAGCGCCTAACGCTCGTTGAACAATATATTGATTGCAGCCCCAGTACGACAGGTTATTGATCCACATGCCACCGGTTACCAGTGCCATACCCGGTAAAACGTCATAATATGGATGACCTTTCGCAAAAAACATGTGAAAATGCCCGTCTGCTTTTTGGCGTAACGACATTAAGCCAGTCCAGACGCTCTGTGTTCCGGAGGTTTCCTGAGCTACCAATTGTAAGGCCAGATAGGTTACGACTAAGCCACCTATAATGAGCACAACGACCTGAATTACATCGGTATAACCAATTACTTTCATGCCGCCCAGCGTTATGAAAATGGCAAATATCGCCAGGCCAAAGGTGCAGGTCGTGAATGAAATTCCGGCCAATGATTCAATCGCAATGGCACCTAAATAGAGAATAGACGTAAGATTGACCAGAACATAAACCACAAGCCAGAATATAGCCAGAATAGTGCTGACGGTATCACTATACCGTTGCGCCAGAAACTGCGGCATGGTGTAAATGTGGTTCCGAAGATAGATCGGTATGAAATAGACAGCCACAATTACCAGCGTGGCTGCTGCAATCCATTCGTACGATGAAATCGCCAGTCCCATCGCAAAGCCTGAACCAGCCATTCCAATGAAGTGCTCTGCCGAAATATTAGAGGCTATCAACGAAGCGCCAATTGCCCACCACGTTAGCGAACCCTCAGCCAGAAAAAAATCGTTTGTGTTGACCTCGTCGCGCCGTCGGCGGTGATAAACCCAGTAGCCATAGCCAACAACAACGACTAAGTAAATGAAGAAAACAATGTAATCTGCAGTAGCAAGGTGATTCATGCGGGGGTAGGAATAGTAAAAAAAACGGGTGTCTTGTATACAAAGCAAGACACCCGTTTTTTTTACCAGATACGGCAGTTTTCGCCTGCGAATTAGTACTACAATGTACTGAAATCGAACGTTTCCAGAAACGCCGTAGTGAACTGACCCGATTTGAATTTTGGATCGTCCATGAGTTTAATATGGAATGGAATCGTGGTTTTGATGCCTTCGATCACAAATTCCTGCAATGCCCGCTTCATCCGCGTAATGACTTCCTCGCGTGATTGTCCTGATACGATCAGTTTCGCAATCATCGAGTCGTAGTTGGGGGGGATGGTGTAGCCCGTATACACATGACTGTCTACGCGAACGCCGTGACCACCCGGCATGTGCAGCACGGTAATTTTACCCGGTGATGGCCGAAAACCATTCGCTGGATCTTCAGCGTTGATCCGGCACTCCATCGCATAGAGTTTCGGAGTGTAGTTCCGCCCTGAAATTTCGACCCCGGCAGCCACCTTGATTTGCTCTTTAATCAAATCGAAGTCCGTTACTTCTTCCGTAATGGGGTGTTCAACCTGAATTCGGGTGTTCATTTCCATGAAATAGAACTTTCCATGCTTATCGACCAGAAACTCAACCGTTCCTGCGCCTTCATAACCAATTGCCTGTGCACCTTTGATGGCGGCTGCCCCCATTTGCTCCCGAAGTTCCTGCGAAACAATGGGCGATGGAGTTTCTTCTACCAGTTTCTGGTGACGGCGCTGAATCGAACAGTCACGTTCTGAGAGATGGCAGACTTTACCAAATTGGTCACCAACAATCTGAATTTCAATATGCCGCGGTTCTTCGACGAATTTTTCCAGATAAAGTCCGTCATTACCAAAAGCAGCTCCGGCTTCGGTACGGGCATCATTCCAGGCTTTTTCAAACTCGCTTTCCGAGCGAATAATCCGCATTCCTCGGCCTCCGCCACCAGCCGTTGCTTTCACAATGACGGGATAGCCCATTTCGGCCGAAAGGGTCTTGCCCTGTTCGATGGATTCCAACAGCCCCTCCGAACCCGGAATAACCGGAACACCAGCTGCTCTCATGGTCGCTTTGGCGGTTGCCTTATCGCCCATACCGTTGATTTGCTCGGCGGTGGCTCCAATAAACTTAATGCCGTAATCGGCGCAGATTTGCGAGAATTCAGCATTTTCGGACAGGAACCCGTAGCCGGGGTGGATGGCATCCGCTCCGGTCACTTCAGCCGCCGAAATAATGCTGGGGATACTCAGATAAGATTGTTTGCTAACCGGTGGGCCAATGCAAACAGCCTCATCGGCAAAGCGCACATGCAGGCTGTCGCGGTCGGCTGTCGAAAAAACAGCTACCGTTTTTATACCCATTTCGCGGCAGGTCCGAATGATTCGCAATGCGATCTCACCTCGGTTGGCGATTAATATTTTCTTGAACATAATGAGCGAATGAGTGAATGAGCGAATGAATGAATGTTTTGTTCGCGCCGATTTATTCGCTCATTCACTCATTCGCCCAATCACTAATTAAATAGGTTCTACCAAAAACAGGGGCTGATCGTATTCGACCGGGGTCGCATTCTCGACGAGAACTTTTACGATGCGGCCAGATACCTCCGACTCGATTTCGTTGAACAGCTTCATGGCTTCAATGATGCAGACTACTTTACCTTCAGTGACGCTATCACCGACTTCAACAAATGAAGGCGTTTCGGGATTAGATGAACGGTAGAACGTTCCGATCATCGGCGATTTAATGGTTATGTAGTTTGACGTTTCAGCTTTGGGCGCTGCTGCAACCGTTGGGGCAGCAACTGCCGATGGCGCTGTGGTCTGTGGTTGTGGTGCTACAGGTGCAAACGCAGCCGGTGAAGGAGCTGTAGCCGGGGCGGTGGGTACGCCCGAACCGTACCGTTTTACGCTGATTTTAAGATCAGTCGTTTCGATATTTACCTCATCTAGGCCAGATTGGGAGATGAAGTCGATGAGTTGCTGAATGTCTTTTGTGCTCATAGCTTTTGAATGATGAATTATGAATGATTAAGAACTGACAATTGCCATAGCGAATCGTTCACATTCATCATTCATAAGTCAAAAACTTATTTCACGCGTTCTACATAATCCCGTGTGCGGGTATCGACCTTAATTTTTTCGCCAGACTCTATAAAGAGCGGAACCATAATTTTAGCACCTGATTCTACCTCAACCCGCTTTTTGGGGCTGTTGGCTGTATCACCTTTAATGCCGGGTTCTGCATAGGTCACTTCCAGTTCGACAAACGGTGGCAGCTCACACGAAAGAGGGACTTCCGTTTCGGCATTGATCAGAATTTCAACTTCCTGGCCTTCTTTCATCAGATCGGCTCCATCAATGAGTTTTTCATCGATATTAATCTGATCAAACGACTCCTGATCCATAAAGTTATAGCCAGCTTCGTCCTTGTAAAGGTATTGGAATTTCCGGCGTTCAACCCGAACAGGATAGATCGTTACACCCGAGTTGAATGTATTATCGATTACCCGGCCCGTAGTCAGGCTTTTTAACTTTGTACGCACGAAAGCTGCGCCTTTACCGGGTTTCACGTGTTGAAATTCGGTAATTTGAAAGAGATCGTTGTTGAAGTTTAAGACTAGTCCATTGCGGATGTCTGCGGTCGTTGCCATTCTTACTAGTTTACAGTTTTCAATGTAGACGTTTACAATTTTTGGCCTTTAGTTCCAGTAAAATACTGTAAACTATTGCCAAAAAACAGTAAACTTATTTTAATACGCCCATTTCACGTAAGCAGCTCCCCATGTGAAGCCACCACCAAAAGCAGCTAATACCAGATTATCTCCTTTCTTTAGCTGTGATTCGTAATCAAATAAGCAAAGTGGTATAGTAGCAGCGGTGGTGTTGCCGTATTTATGGATATTCATCATGACCTTATCCGACTCTATTCCCATTCGGTGAGCGGTAGCGTCAATAATTCGTTTATTGGCCTGGTGTGGCACCAGCCAGGCAACGTCGCTGCCGGCCAGGTGATTTCGTTCCATGATTTCAGCCGACACATCGGCCATATTCTTGACGGCGAATTTAAACACAGCAGGGCCGTCCTGATAAACGTAATGCCAGCGTTTTTCGACGGTTTCGTGCGTGGGCGGATAGCGGCTTCCGCCGGCTTTCTGATACAAATGGTTTTGCCCGACTCCATCCGATTTGATGATCGAATCAATTACGCCAAAGCCGTCTTCGTTCGGTTCAAGCAAGACGGCACCGGCTCCATCGCCAAACAAAACACAGGTTGCCCGGTCGGTATAATCGATGATGGCCGACATCTTGTCTGCGCCAACAATAACTATTTTCCGGTATTTGCCCGTCTCGATAAACTGTGATCCGATGGTTAATGCGTACAGAAATCCTGAACAGGCGGCCTGAATATCGAAACTACCGATATTCCGAATTCCCACCATATCGCAGATCAGGTTCGCCGTGCCGGGAAATACGTAGTCGGGGGTGGTTGTTGCACAGATAAGCAGATCAATGTCTTCAGGTCTGGTATTTGTTTTCTCAAGTAGACCAGCTACTGCTTTGGCTCCCATATGCGATGAACCCATCCCTTCTCCTTTCAGAATATGGCGTTCTTTGATACCCGTTCGGCTGGTTATCCATTCATCGTTTGTATCTACCATGCGCTCCAATTCGGCATTGGTCAGCACGTAGTCGGGGACATAGCCGTGGACTCCTGTTATGGCAGCTTTACTCATAAGTAGGTGGTACAAAAAAGTTTATAATTTAAAGTTTATAATTGTCAGTTTAGTTTCTGGTGTATCAACTGAAAACTATAGACTGTAAACTTTAAACTAACTGAGGGCTTGTGCAATTTTAGTGTAAGCGTCTGATTCAACCTGTCGGATGGCCAGACTTATCATGTTTTTAATGGCCAACGGGGACGAGATCCCGTGAGCAATAATTACGTTGCCATTGACGCCCAGAATCGGACTGCCGCCCACTGACTCGTAATTGGTTTTGTCTAAAAAATCATCACTGATGCCCCGTTGGGTTGCCATTGTGTAGAACGACTCACCCAGCTTAAACATCGTATTGCCTGTAAAGCCATCCGTGACAATGACATCGGCCTGTCCGGCAAAGAAATCTCCGCCCTCGATGTTGCCTACGAAATTAATTTTACGGCTATCTTTCAGGAGTTGATGGGCTGCCTGAGCCACAAGTGATCCCTTTTGCTCTTCGGTACCGATGTTCATCAGAGCGACACGTGGGCGTTCAATACCAAACGTGTACTGGGCATAGATCGATCCAATTTCGCCAAACTGAGCCAGCATTTCAGGTTTACAGTCAGCATTGGCTCCAATATCGAGCATAACGGCATGACCGCCCGTAATTTGTGGGACAAAACCGGCGATACACGGTCGTAAAATGCCTTCAATTGCTTTAATGCTAAATAGTGCGCCTACGTGCATGGCCCCTGTGTTTCCGGCACTGCAAAAAGCGTTGACCTGACCATCTTTCAAAAGCTTAAACCCAACTCCGATGCTGGAATTGGGTTTCTGCGAGAGCGCTTTGGTTGGGTGCTCACTCATTTCAATGACGTCGTCGGCGTTGACCAATTCGATATTGGTAACGGCTTCCGCACCGTGTTTCTGGATTAATTCCTGCACAAGTGACTGCTTGCCTATCAGCACAATAGCTACGTTCTCCGGCAGTTCAGCAGCGGCCATTACAACTCCTTCTACAATAGCTTCGGGGGCAAAATCGCCACCCATTGCGTCCACTGCAATTTTCATTGACTCCGTTTGTTCAATACCTCCCAGATAAGCTGGTTTGCAATAAAAATATGCGTAAAAATAGGGAGGTAGCGGGCAATAAAAAAGTATTTCACGTTCATCTTCGGGAAGACGTCAGCGAAATACTCTTTATAAAT comes from Spirosoma aureum and encodes:
- a CDS encoding sodium/sugar symporter, with translation MNHLATADYIVFFIYLVVVVGYGYWVYHRRRRDEVNTNDFFLAEGSLTWWAIGASLIASNISAEHFIGMAGSGFAMGLAISSYEWIAAATLVIVAVYFIPIYLRNHIYTMPQFLAQRYSDTVSTILAIFWLVVYVLVNLTSILYLGAIAIESLAGISFTTCTFGLAIFAIFITLGGMKVIGYTDVIQVVVLIIGGLVVTYLALQLVAQETSGTQSVWTGLMSLRQKADGHFHMFFAKGHPYYDVLPGMALVTGGMWINNLSYWGCNQYIVQRALGADLKTARSGILFAAFLKLMIPLIVVIPGIAAYVLYQSGPFRAAMTDASGVVKPDHAYPVLMNLLPVGMKGLAFAALTAAVVASLAGKCNSISTIFTLDIYKKFFDKNASEQKLVNVGRWAVIVAFIIAIALAPMLRSLDQVYQYIQEYTNFITPGVFAIFLLGFFWKRATNRAALTVAILTIPLSTLLKFWPEVTEMFGAPADPIPFLHRTTWVFCIDVALMVVVSLTDSIQVKGLIVDRKMFRVSPSFVVGSIGIFSILAVLYAVFW
- the accC gene encoding acetyl-CoA carboxylase biotin carboxylase subunit is translated as MFKKILIANRGEIALRIIRTCREMGIKTVAVFSTADRDSLHVRFADEAVCIGPPVSKQSYLSIPSIISAAEVTGADAIHPGYGFLSENAEFSQICADYGIKFIGATAEQINGMGDKATAKATMRAAGVPVIPGSEGLLESIEQGKTLSAEMGYPVIVKATAGGGGRGMRIIRSESEFEKAWNDARTEAGAAFGNDGLYLEKFVEEPRHIEIQIVGDQFGKVCHLSERDCSIQRRHQKLVEETPSPIVSQELREQMGAAAIKGAQAIGYEGAGTVEFLVDKHGKFYFMEMNTRIQVEHPITEEVTDFDLIKEQIKVAAGVEISGRNYTPKLYAMECRINAEDPANGFRPSPGKITVLHMPGGHGVRVDSHVYTGYTIPPNYDSMIAKLIVSGQSREEVITRMKRALQEFVIEGIKTTIPFHIKLMDDPKFKSGQFTTAFLETFDFSTL
- the accB gene encoding acetyl-CoA carboxylase biotin carboxyl carrier protein, which gives rise to MSTKDIQQLIDFISQSGLDEVNIETTDLKISVKRYGSGVPTAPATAPSPAAFAPVAPQPQTTAPSAVAAPTVAAAPKAETSNYITIKSPMIGTFYRSSNPETPSFVEVGDSVTEGKVVCIIEAMKLFNEIESEVSGRIVKVLVENATPVEYDQPLFLVEPI
- the efp gene encoding elongation factor P, yielding MATTADIRNGLVLNFNNDLFQITEFQHVKPGKGAAFVRTKLKSLTTGRVIDNTFNSGVTIYPVRVERRKFQYLYKDEAGYNFMDQESFDQINIDEKLIDGADLMKEGQEVEILINAETEVPLSCELPPFVELEVTYAEPGIKGDTANSPKKRVEVESGAKIMVPLFIESGEKIKVDTRTRDYVERVK
- a CDS encoding beta-ketoacyl-ACP synthase III, with product MSKAAITGVHGYVPDYVLTNAELERMVDTNDEWITSRTGIKERHILKGEGMGSSHMGAKAVAGLLEKTNTRPEDIDLLICATTTPDYVFPGTANLICDMVGIRNIGSFDIQAACSGFLYALTIGSQFIETGKYRKIVIVGADKMSAIIDYTDRATCVLFGDGAGAVLLEPNEDGFGVIDSIIKSDGVGQNHLYQKAGGSRYPPTHETVEKRWHYVYQDGPAVFKFAVKNMADVSAEIMERNHLAGSDVAWLVPHQANKRIIDATAHRMGIESDKVMMNIHKYGNTTAATIPLCLFDYESQLKKGDNLVLAAFGGGFTWGAAYVKWAY
- the plsX gene encoding phosphate acyltransferase PlsX, whose amino-acid sequence is MKIAVDAMGGDFAPEAIVEGVVMAAAELPENVAIVLIGKQSLVQELIQKHGAEAVTNIELVNADDVIEMSEHPTKALSQKPNSSIGVGFKLLKDGQVNAFCSAGNTGAMHVGALFSIKAIEGILRPCIAGFVPQITGGHAVMLDIGANADCKPEMLAQFGEIGSIYAQYTFGIERPRVALMNIGTEEQKGSLVAQAAHQLLKDSRKINFVGNIEGGDFFAGQADVIVTDGFTGNTMFKLGESFYTMATQRGISDDFLDKTNYESVGGSPILGVNGNVIIAHGISSPLAIKNMISLAIRQVESDAYTKIAQALS